The Serratia rhizosphaerae genome has a segment encoding these proteins:
- a CDS encoding anti-virulence regulator CigR family protein: MKKRRMTITALALIASLGVSSAPVFADKGGNGNGGNGHGNSGNHGNKGYDGKHGNGKGNGNGKGVSDEHGSKGKRGNSADDHGLVRVDLSYDRARSLALNYGLTGYQSLPPGIAKNLARGKPLPPGIAKKTVPASLLGQLPHYPGYEWRVVGDDLVLIALSTALVASVINGVFD; encoded by the coding sequence ATGAAAAAACGTCGTATGACCATCACGGCACTGGCGCTGATCGCTTCTCTGGGCGTCAGCAGCGCGCCGGTCTTCGCTGACAAAGGCGGTAACGGCAACGGCGGCAACGGCCATGGCAACAGCGGTAACCACGGCAATAAGGGTTACGATGGCAAGCATGGCAATGGTAAAGGCAACGGTAACGGCAAAGGCGTTAGCGATGAGCATGGCAGCAAAGGCAAGCGCGGTAATAGCGCGGACGACCATGGCCTGGTACGGGTCGACCTGTCCTATGACCGCGCCCGCTCGCTGGCGCTGAACTACGGCCTGACCGGTTACCAGTCGCTGCCTCCGGGGATTGCGAAAAATCTGGCGCGCGGCAAGCCGCTGCCTCCGGGCATTGCCAAGAAAACCGTACCGGCGTCGCTGCTGGGCCAGCTGCCGCACTATCCGGGCTATGAGTGGCGCGTGGTGGGCGATGACCTGGTGCTGATCGCCCTGAGCACTGCGCTGGTTGCATCGGTGATTAACGGCGTGTTTGACTAA
- a CDS encoding chorismate mutase, with the protein MLKLCLMAGLLCSFSALADNSASIADVVNQRLALMKDVAGYKAQQHLPIEDLAQEGKVLANTQAQAEKLGLEPQSVKPFIVAQMDAAKAIQYRYRADWLVQPEMGWQPQPLEKVRPEIARLSDKILQQLAQRLRQGPIAESERQTFIQTIQQVNLTAADKQRLFDALLMVKLNGR; encoded by the coding sequence ATGCTGAAACTCTGTCTGATGGCGGGGCTGCTGTGCAGCTTTTCCGCGCTTGCCGATAATAGCGCGTCGATCGCCGACGTGGTGAACCAGCGTCTGGCGCTGATGAAAGACGTAGCCGGTTATAAGGCGCAGCAGCATTTGCCGATTGAGGATCTGGCGCAGGAGGGCAAAGTGCTGGCTAACACGCAGGCGCAGGCAGAAAAGCTGGGGCTGGAGCCGCAGTCCGTGAAGCCGTTTATCGTTGCGCAGATGGATGCGGCCAAGGCTATCCAGTACCGCTACCGGGCTGACTGGCTGGTACAGCCGGAGATGGGCTGGCAGCCGCAGCCGCTGGAGAAAGTCCGGCCGGAGATCGCCCGCCTGAGCGACAAAATCCTGCAGCAGCTGGCGCAGCGCCTGCGGCAGGGACCGATCGCCGAGAGCGAACGCCAGACCTTTATCCAAACTATTCAGCAAGTAAATTTAACCGCTGCAGATAAGCAGCGGCTGTTTGACGCGCTGTTAATGGTCAAGCTCAACGGGCGCTGA